The genomic DNA CGCATGGCTCGGCGGATTCGTCATGCCTGGCAAAGACGCGCTCGCGACGGTGACGGCCATCCTGCGTTGATACTGGAGGGATCTGCCTTGGGCAGCCTGCCCGAACTGCCTGAACGCGTTCACTTCGACCATGTGACTTCACTGGTACTGCGCAATCTTCATCTGACGGCGCTCAGCGAGGGCTGGCTCTCCCGTTTCCCCAATGTACGGCGCCTGGACTTGTCGTCCAACCGGCTGATCTCGATACCTGATACCAGCGCCCTAGAGCAACTGGAGCAGCTCGATCTGCGTAACAATCGCATTGTCGACATCAGTGAAGCGCAGGCCGGCTGGCTACGCGCCAACCCCGCCTGCGCGCGCTTGCAGGGCAACCCACTTTCACCGGCTGCACTCGAGCGGGTTGCCGTCGAGCCTGTAGCAGCCATCCAGCAGGGGGAGGAGGGCAGCGCTCCGTGGCTCGAAGGGCTGACCGAGCGGGAAGCCGCGCCGCGACGCAGGTATTGGCAGGCGCTTGCTCAAGAACAAGGCAGCGAAGAGTTCTTCGCTTTTCTCAGTGCGTTGCTGCATTCCGAGCGCTTTGCCGTAGAACCCCAAGACTTTCGGCGTCGCGTGGGTGAGCTGCTCTATTGCATGTACAACCATGCTCATGTTCGACGGGCAGTATTCCAGCAGGCTGCCGTGCCACGGCGCAGCGTGGACCTCGATGTGCTGCTCGTCAATTTGAAGCTAGCGTTGCGCACAGAAGGCCTGCGTGGTTGGCGCCTTGAGCATGAGTTGCGCGGCCTTGGGCGTGAGTTGTTCAGGCTTGATCAGGTTAACCGCTTTGCTGCACGGCACATCGAAGGTTTGCGCCGGCGCTCTGTGCCATTCAACCCTGGTGAGATCTACCAGGCCTTTCGGGTTCAGCTTGCAGAGCCATTGGGTATTTACGGCCAACCGACTTACCTCAGTTTCAGGCATGTCGAAAGTGTGACCCCAAACGACCTGATAGAAGCCGAGGCAGCCGTATACGAGGCCGAAACAGCCGATGCACTCAGCCTGTTCCTGGCGCAACAGGCGTTCTGGCAGGACCACGTCAAACTCGCTTATGCCGATCAGTTTGCAGCCATACGTCAAACCTACGACGAACGGCGAACTGCACTTTTCAGGGAGGGCGCACAAGACCCGGCCCCGACACGTGCGGCGGAGCAAATTGCAGAGCAACGCAGGGAGGAGGAGGACGCCCTGACCTTGGCGCTGGCCCGCGGCAACTATCGGATGTGGTTTCAGCTCGGACTTGTCCATGGCCCTGGCTCGCGAGCATTTGCGCATCTGTCCAGTCGCCTTGAAGCCAGCCTGGCAATCTGGCGCGGGCTGCCTGGCGACCCTGAGTATGCAGCGCGATCCAATATGGCGGAGCTCCTGCGGGGTTTCTGGCAGTCGCGTTACCACGATGAAGAGCCACCCCTGCGCTCGAGCAAGGAAAGCTGGACTGTCAGTTCGTTACCTGCGCTGCCCATGGGCATCGTGTTCGATCAGGTGCGTAAATTGTCGTTGTGCAACCAGCAGGTTTCGGTCATCGAGCCGGATTTCCTGAGTCGGTTTCCTAATTTGGTAACAATGGACCTATCGGGCAATCGCCTGCGAGCGCTTGATGGACTTGAGCATTTGCCGCACCTGCGCAGTGTGAACCTTGGGGGTAACATGCTCGATACAGTGGTGGGCCTGGAGTACTTGACCGAACTGGTCGAGCTGGACCTCAGTGGCAATCAGCTCGATGACCTCCCCGCCGGGCTAGAGCAGTTGGCCCGCCTGACGCATCTCGATCTCTCCTTCAATCAGATCGCGGTCCTGGATGATCGGGTAGGGCAACTGGTCAGCCTTGAAAACCTGCAATTGAGCGGCAACCTCCTGAGTGCTGTACCGAGCAGTGTCGGCAACCTTGCGCAGTTGAGCACTCTGAACGTCGGCTCGAATCGCTTGCTCACCATCCCGGAAAATCTGAATTACTTGGGTAGACTGACCCAGTTGCACCTGCAGAACAATTTCATCACCCTCGACGCGCAATCCCAACTGCGGCTGGAGTGGTTTCCCAGGCTTGAAATTCTCAACCTTGACGCGAACCCGTTGGGGGTGGCGCCGCAGTTACGCTACAACGTTCATCTTCACTACGTATCGTTGTGTGCAACAGGCCTGCGCCGTCTTCCTTTGACGTTGTTGCAGCGTTACCCGGAGTTGGTCTTGGACTTGCGTGGCAATCGCATCGGGGCGTTGAGCGAGGAGGCGTTGATCTGGGTCGAAGCGCACCCGCACAGGGTCAACCTCGAGCAGAATCAGCTGAGTGAGACGGTCATGGAGCGCGTGCGTGAAGCACTGGCTCGGCTGCGGGCCGAATGGGAGCGAGCTGCTGCGCCGCAGCCGGGAACAGGAAGCAGAAGGTCTCAGAACCGCAGGGGCTGAGAAGCGGTGTAGCCAGATGGTTATAGAAGCAGAGGCATGGCCACCGTGCGGTGGACCATGCCGGGAGACGATCAACGGCGGCGGAACAGCGGCAGCGGCTCGTCGGTGGCGGCCTGATAGGTCACCGAGAAGTCCTTCAACCCTTGCAGGGCATCTTCCGGGTCCTTGTCGGCACGGACGGCGAAGGCATCGAAGCCGCAGCGTGCCAGGTAGAACAGCTGGTCACGCAGTACGTCGCCGATGGCGCGCAGCTCGCCCTTGAACTGGTAGCGGTCACGCAGCAGGCGCGCATTGGAGTAGTTGCGCCCATCGGTGAAGGCCGGGAAGTTCAGGGCGATGACCTGAAAGTGCTGCACGTCATCACCGATCTCTTCCGCTTGTTCATCGCTGTCCAGCCACACGCCCAGGCCACCGTCGCGAGCCTTGAGCATGTGGGCATGGTCACGCCACAGTTGCAGCGGGACGATGTAGTCGTCGCAGTTGGTCAGCTCGTCGATCGTGGTTTCCTTGGGCAGCAGGTGCCAGGTTTCGTCGACGATCTGGTTGTTCTTAATGATTCGCTGCATAGACGCGTTCCTTGAAGGGGTCGATGCCGATACGCTGATAGGTGTCGATGAAACGCTCTTCCTCGGTACGTTGTTCCACGTACACGGCGATCAGCTTCTCGATCACGTCGGCCATGTCATCCTGGGCGAAGGACGGGCCGAGGATCTTGCCCAGGCTTGCGTCGCGCGCGGCGTTGCCGCCCAGGGACACCTGGTAGAACTCCTCGCCCTTCTTGTCCACGCCGAGGATGCCGATGTGGCCGACGTGGTGGTGGCCGCAGGCGTTCATGCAGCCGGAGATGTTCAGGTCGATCTCGCCGATGTCGAACAGGTAATCCAGGTCGTCGAAGCGGCGCTGGATGGATTCGGCGATCGGGATCGACTTGGCGTTGGCCAGCGAGCAGTAGTCACCGCCAGGGCAGCAGATGATGTCGGTCAGCAGGCCGATGTTCGGCGTGGCGAAACCACCTTCGCGCAGCTCCATCCACAGGGCGTGCAGCTGACGCTGCTCGACGTCGGCGAGGATGATGTTCTGCTCGTGCGAGGTGCGCAGGAAGCCAAAGCTGTAGCGCTCTGACAGGTCTGCCACGGCGTCCAGCTGCTTGTCGGTCAGGTCGCCCGGGGCAACGCCGGTGGGCTTGAGCGACAGGGTCACGGCCACGTAGCCAGGGCGCTTGTGGGCGCGGGTGTTGCGCGAGCGCCAGCGGGCGAAGCCAGGGTATTCGGCGTCCTGGGCGCTGTAGTCAACGTTGTCCAGGGCCAGGTAGTCCGGATCGACGAAGTGGCGCGAAACACGCTGTACTTCTTCTTCGGTCAGGGTGGTGCTGCCGCCACGCAGGTGGGCCATTTCGGCCTCGACCTTCTCGGCGAACACTTCCGGGGTCAGGGCCTTGACCAGGATCTTGATCCGCGCCTTGTACTTGTTGTCACGACGGCCGTAACGGTTGTACACACGCAGGATGGCGTCCAGATAGCTGATCAGGTCTTGCCACGGCAGGAATTCGTTGATGAACGAACCGACCACCGGAGTACGGCCCAGGCCGCCACCGACCAGCACGCGGAAGCCCAGCTCACCGGCAGCGTTGCGCACCGGCTCCAGGCCGATGTCGTGCACTTCGATGGCCGCGCGGTCTTCCTTCGAGCCGTTGATCGCGATCTTGAACTTGCGCGGCAGGTAGGCGAATTCCGGGTGGAAGGTGGTCCACTGGCGGACGATCTCGCACCAGGGGCGCGGGTCGATGATTTCGTCTGCGGCAACACCGGCGAACTGATCGGTGGTGGTGTTGCGCAGGCAGTTGCCGCTGGTCTGGATCGCGTGCATCTGCACGGTGGCCAGTTCGGCAAGGATGTCCGGGATGTCTTCAAGTGCCGGCCAGTTGTACTGCACGTTCTGGCGGGTGGAAATGTGGGCATAGCCCTTGTCGTAATCGCGGGCGATCTTGGCCAGTGTGCGCACCTGGCGGGCGTTCAGCTGGCCGTAGGGCACGGCGACGCGCAGCATCGGGGCGAAAC from Pseudomonas putida includes the following:
- a CDS encoding DUF934 domain-containing protein, whose product is MQRIIKNNQIVDETWHLLPKETTIDELTNCDDYIVPLQLWRDHAHMLKARDGGLGVWLDSDEQAEEIGDDVQHFQVIALNFPAFTDGRNYSNARLLRDRYQFKGELRAIGDVLRDQLFYLARCGFDAFAVRADKDPEDALQGLKDFSVTYQAATDEPLPLFRRR
- a CDS encoding nitrite/sulfite reductase — its product is MYVYDEYDQRIIEDRVKQFRDQTRRYLAGELSEEEFRPLRLQNGLYIQRFAPMLRVAVPYGQLNARQVRTLAKIARDYDKGYAHISTRQNVQYNWPALEDIPDILAELATVQMHAIQTSGNCLRNTTTDQFAGVAADEIIDPRPWCEIVRQWTTFHPEFAYLPRKFKIAINGSKEDRAAIEVHDIGLEPVRNAAGELGFRVLVGGGLGRTPVVGSFINEFLPWQDLISYLDAILRVYNRYGRRDNKYKARIKILVKALTPEVFAEKVEAEMAHLRGGSTTLTEEEVQRVSRHFVDPDYLALDNVDYSAQDAEYPGFARWRSRNTRAHKRPGYVAVTLSLKPTGVAPGDLTDKQLDAVADLSERYSFGFLRTSHEQNIILADVEQRQLHALWMELREGGFATPNIGLLTDIICCPGGDYCSLANAKSIPIAESIQRRFDDLDYLFDIGEIDLNISGCMNACGHHHVGHIGILGVDKKGEEFYQVSLGGNAARDASLGKILGPSFAQDDMADVIEKLIAVYVEQRTEEERFIDTYQRIGIDPFKERVYAANH